A stretch of Porites lutea chromosome 5, jaPorLute2.1, whole genome shotgun sequence DNA encodes these proteins:
- the LOC140937428 gene encoding bcl-2-related ovarian killer protein homolog B-like, producing the protein MATLQRPKIVKRLSWQDMSGPRIHLTRRIVQLQGNKVCADILEQARQMCNDYIEAKLERNGIKNRGLSFAFVNSTEKPSETTSLVSKRIQEVGELLELSYPWLYKDISSHVNVRFTSENAVHEVFNDVSSEILSDGLNWARIIALYTFAGALVSEFCRDGRNRYVLDIGSWMYEFAALYLVDWIKGKGGWDDLLRAFPYGIRKTSRYPLILEVSRQWSSYLCAIVKTWFGTAFDFLSFSYKAYLRGMRNVSRKIST; encoded by the exons ATGGCCACTTTACAGCGCCCAAAAATTGTCAAGAGGTTAAGTTGGCAAGATATGTCAGGTCCAAGAATTCACTTAACAAGGCGAATCGTCCAATTACAAGGAAACAAAGTCTGCGCAGATATTCTTGAACAAGCTAGGCAAATGTGTAACGATTACATCGAAGCTAAGCTTGAGCGAAATGGCATCAAGAACCGGGGTTTATCTTTCGCGTTCGTTAATTCTACAGAGAAACCCAGTGAGACCACCAGCCTCGTCTCGAAGCGCATTCAAGAAGTCGGAGAGCTACTTGAATTAAGTTACCCTTGGCTTTACAAAGACATTTCTAGTCATGTAAACGTGCGTTTCACAAGCGAGAACGCCGTCCATGAAGTCTTCAATGACGTTTCATCGGAAATATTGAGCGATGGGTTAAACTGGGCAAGAATTATTGCCCTGTACACGTTTGCCGGGGCTCTCGTCTCCGAATTTTGCAGAGACGGACGCAATCGATATGTGCTTGACATTGGAAGTTGGATGTATGAATTTGCTGCCTTATATTTAGTAGATTGGATCAAAGGCAAAGGCGGATGG GATGATTTATTGCGGGCTTTTCCGTATGGGATCAGGAAGACCAGCAGGTATCCACTTATCTTGGAAGTCAGCCGGCAATGGTCCAGTTATCTATGTGCGATTGTGAAGACTTGGTTTGGGACAGCTTTCGATTTTCTAAGTTTTTCTTACAAGGCTTATTTACGGGGAATGCGAAATGTTTCACGAAAAATTAGTACATAA
- the LOC140937435 gene encoding disintegrin and metalloproteinase domain-containing protein 10-like, with the protein MTCRKRVMAHQLLYFLSILATVPYIYECATGRRLGKFISHYEPLYYDPSSLHNVHRRAVESHSDGKFAFSAFGKFHRLKLRPDRDIFTGDAKFLTGDGKSIPFDRDAVVRGHVEGIPGSDVYGVIDKQDGFHGKILSGTESYYVDPSSWYFDEKQDFPSVIYKDRDLEYHHDFSDIKEKVPSIQVPAERARRSLSTQGKNRVRRQTEDYRKNVCTLGLYADNFFTELFGGKTKAIFQLVKQVQAAQIIYMSEFNTTDYYSPYGITFRVKTVVAFDKGLTDKGDTLPDKLPAQVKDKNVGIDTLLDYFSTMNHESVCEAFLFTDRDFEGGILGLAWIGDGEGNAAGGICDKYNDYNNGKVRSYNTGVVTMKLYGRFTPPRISEITFAHELGHGFGSEHDPATQQCAPGDPKGNYIMFDKATSGILENNDRFSSCSKDSIKKNIDRKRSQRPDCFTSADQSICGNKIVEKGEQCDCGDKTTCQEDCCIAAGEANECTLPVRYLCSPSQGPCCTSDCKYAGPSVICSKATDCTKNQTCSGLSVTCDTPEPLVNKTLCDQGRRVCYSGQCSTSVCELYDMEECSCTVEEELCDLCCKQNGACTPASRLAQLPSQLKNLKLVPGSPCDDLKGYCDVFAVCRRVDMAGPLARLKQQFFTVEGLKEIVKKYWWAIMLGTIAFAVIIALLVILCARYTPSSNPHKEVKKPAKTLPGRKRRYPPQRPSQQGTLEMQPRV; encoded by the exons ATGACTTGTAGAAAACGAGTGATGGCTCACCAattactttattttctttcgatttTGGCTACTGTGCCTTACATATATGAGTGTGCTACTGGTAGACGTCTAGGAAAATTTATCTCACATTACGAACCTCTTTACTATGACCCGAGCTCCCTGCACAACGTTCATCGGCGAGCAGTTGAAAGCCACAGCGATGGGAAATTCGCGTTTTCCGCCTTCGGAAAGTTTCATCGGCTCAAGTTACGACCAGACCGAGACATCTTCACAGGCGATGCCAAATTCCTTACCGGAGATGGCAAATCGATTCCTTTCGATCGCGATGCTGTCGTGAGGGGACATGTTGAGGGAATTCCAGGCTCTGATGTTTACGGTGTTATTGACAAACAAGATGGATTCCACGGGAAAATATTGAGTGGAACGGAGAGTTATTACGTTGATCCATCTTCGTGGTACTTTGATGAGAAGCAAGATTTTCCATCAGTGATCTACAAGGACAGAGATCTGGAATATCACCATGACTTTTCTGACATCAAGGAAAAAGTTCCCTCGATTCAGGTGCCAGCAGAACGAGCTCGTCGCTCACTTTCCACTCAAGGCAAAAATCGCGTTCGCAGGCAAACTGAAGATTACCGGAAAAACGTTTGCACACTTGGACTTTACGCCGATAATTTTTTCACTGAATTGTTCGGTGGGAAAACAAAAGCCATCTTTCAACTTGTGAAGCAAGTGCAAGCGGCCCAGATCATCTACATGAGCGAGTTTAACACCACCGATTATTACAGTCCATACGGAATAACGTTCCGCGTGAAAACCGTTGTTGCATTCGATAAAGGGCTTACCGATAAAGGTGATACACTTCCCGATAAACTTCCAGCCCAAGTTAAGGACAAGAACGTGGGAATAGACACTTTGTTGGACTATTTCTCGACCATGAATCACGAATCGGTTTGCGAAGCGTTTCTGTTCACCGATCGTGATTTTGAGGGTGGCATTTTGGGTCTTGCGTGGATAGGTGATGGTGAGGGCAACGCGGCTGGAGGAATTTGCGATAAAtataatgattataataatgGAAAGGTACGAAGCTATAACACCGGGGTTGTGACAATGAAGCTTTACGGACGATTTACACCTCCGAGGATATCAGAAATAACATTTGCTCATGAACTCGGTCATGGATTTGGCTCCGAG CATGATCCTGCAACGCAACAGTGTGCCCCAGGAGATCCTAAGGGGAATTATATCATGTTTGACAAAGCAACATCAGGAATCCTTGAAAACAATGACAGGTTTTCAAGTTGTAGTAAAGACAGtatcaaaaaaaatattgaccgAAAACGCTCACAACGACCAGATTGCTTCACAAGTGCAGATCAGTCAATATGTGGAAACAAAATAGTGGAGAAGGGCGAGCAGTGTGACTGTGGAGATAAAACTACATGTCAGGAGGACTGTTGTATTGCTGCTGGAGAAGCCAATGAATGCACACTTCCAGTACGATATCTGTGTAGTCCAAGCCAAG GACCTTGTTGTACGAGTGATTGCAAATATGCAGGTCCATCTGTCATCTGTTCCAAAGCAACAGACTGTACCAAGAACCAAACATGCAGTGGATTGTCAGTTACCTGTGACACCCCAGAGCCACTGGTTAATAAAACACTTTGTGACCAGGGTCGTCGTGTTTGCTATTCCGGACAGTGTTCAACTTCAGTTTGTGAATTGTATGACATGGAAGAGTGTTCTTGTACAGTTGAAGAGGAACTTTGTGATTTGTGTTGCAAACAGAACGGTGCATGCACTCCAGCATCTCGCTTAGCTCAG TTACCAAGTCAACTCAAGAACCTGAAACTTGTACCAGGATCACCATGTGATGATCTGAAAGGATATTGTGATGTGTTTGCTGTTTGTCGCCGGGTAGACATGGCTGGCCCTTTAGCACGACTGAAACAACAGTTTTTTACTGTTGAAG GTCTGAAAGAAATAGTAAAGAAGTATTGGTGGGCCATCATGCTTGGTACCATCGCCTTTGCCGTAATTATTGCCCTTCTGGTTATCCTGTGTGCTCGCTACACACCAAGCAGCAACCCTCACAAGGAAGTCAAGAAACCTGCCAAGACACTCCCTGGACGCAAGAGAAGATATCCCCCTCAGCGTCCGAGTCAACAGGGAACTTTAGAAATGCAACCTCGTGTATGA